In Dyadobacter subterraneus, a single genomic region encodes these proteins:
- a CDS encoding PfkB family carbohydrate kinase — protein MYDICTIGHITLDKVVTTKSVKHMPGGTSFYFSKAIQQFDINYVLITALAQSEMNVVTGLRTDGIEIHSLPSEHSVYFENIYSENQDYREQNVLQKAAPFDVSVMPAIDAKIYHLGPLLSDDISVDLIKSLASKGLVSLDIQGFLRYVENKKVFYTDWADKKEALPYVSILKANEHEMEVVTGRKDVQEGARALADMGVQEVIITLGSKGSLIFKDGLFHEIPAFKPTAIIDATGCGDTYMAGYLSKKINGGDIEESGEYGAAMATLKIGSSGPFSGDASSVEQVLTNGIAERFNVLQFGL, from the coding sequence ATGTATGACATCTGTACAATAGGTCACATCACGCTTGATAAAGTAGTAACGACCAAGTCTGTTAAACACATGCCTGGCGGAACTTCCTTCTATTTTTCGAAGGCTATCCAGCAATTTGATATCAATTATGTGCTGATAACCGCATTGGCGCAAAGTGAAATGAATGTTGTGACCGGCTTGCGTACTGATGGTATTGAAATACATTCTTTACCAAGTGAGCATTCCGTTTATTTTGAAAATATATACAGTGAAAACCAGGATTACAGAGAGCAGAATGTTTTGCAGAAAGCAGCGCCTTTTGATGTTTCCGTAATGCCTGCTATCGACGCGAAAATCTATCATTTGGGGCCTTTGCTTTCTGATGATATTTCTGTTGATCTGATTAAATCACTTGCTTCGAAAGGATTGGTATCGCTTGATATTCAAGGCTTTTTGAGATATGTTGAAAACAAAAAAGTATTTTATACCGATTGGGCGGATAAAAAAGAAGCGCTTCCATATGTTTCCATTTTGAAAGCGAATGAGCATGAAATGGAAGTGGTTACGGGAAGAAAAGATGTTCAGGAAGGTGCACGCGCACTGGCGGATATGGGCGTTCAGGAAGTAATTATTACACTTGGAAGTAAGGGGTCTTTAATTTTCAAAGACGGTTTATTCCATGAAATTCCAGCTTTCAAACCAACAGCCATAATCGATGCGACAGGCTGCGGAGATACTTATATGGCTGGTTATTTGAGCAAAAAAATAAATGGAGGAGATATTGAAGAATCCGGAGAATATGGAGCCGCTATGGCTACTTTAAAGATTGGTTCTTCGGGACCATTTTCAGGTGATGCTTCTTCCGTTGAACAGGTATTAACTAATGGAATTGCTGAAAGATTTAACGTTTTGCAGTTCGGATTATAA
- a CDS encoding SCO family protein, with product MKLYIMGIFVQTIMITGCETKKLPYYGEPEVVKKVVDGKETEQTVYPTIPDFSFINEDKEVVTEKDFKGKVYVADFFFVTCPTICPVMKKNMLTVYKEYKDNPDVKILSHTIDPEHDTPEILKKYATDLGVNGKMWQFVTGDKEKIYDIGQKHYMVSALEDSSQAGGYIHSGAFVLVDKERHIRGMYDGTTEDGTAKLIKDLAVLLKE from the coding sequence ATGAAATTATATATAATGGGCATTTTTGTCCAGACAATAATGATTACCGGTTGTGAAACCAAAAAATTGCCTTATTACGGAGAACCGGAAGTTGTAAAAAAAGTTGTTGATGGAAAGGAAACGGAACAGACAGTTTATCCGACAATTCCGGATTTTTCATTTATCAATGAAGATAAGGAAGTAGTGACCGAAAAGGATTTCAAAGGCAAAGTATATGTTGCCGATTTCTTTTTCGTGACCTGTCCGACGATTTGCCCGGTTATGAAGAAAAATATGCTGACGGTTTATAAGGAGTATAAAGATAATCCGGATGTGAAAATCTTGTCGCATACCATTGATCCGGAGCATGATACACCGGAAATTCTCAAAAAGTACGCAACAGATCTTGGCGTGAATGGCAAAATGTGGCAGTTTGTAACTGGCGATAAGGAGAAGATTTATGACATTGGACAGAAACATTATATGGTCAGTGCACTGGAAGATTCTTCACAGGCAGGTGGATATATTCACAGCGGAGCGTTTGTTCTGGTTGATAAGGAAAGGCATATCCGTGGAATGTACGATGGAACAACAGAAGACGGAACAGCAAAACTGATTAAAGATCTGGCCGTTTTATTAAAGGAGTAA
- a CDS encoding cytochrome-c peroxidase, whose amino-acid sequence MIRSLFNVVQKYGALFCVLIIVIQLNISCSPKSKDTPTDPDPEPTAPTALRWVKPTHFPDPVYDLSKNPLTVEGALLGKYLFYDGILSRTNVIGCGTCHQQATAFTHHGHDLSHGVDDQLGTRNAPAVQNLAWNTSFFWDGNVHVLDSVSLFPITNKVEMDETMDNILIKLRATPIATQKVQVDYPKMFKAAYGTKEITSERVRKALSQFMMTMVSANSKYDYYVLGDAAALSADEQKGLAIFKQKCSSCHSGELFTDYSYRNNGLPPIKIDDQGRYGITKVESDRYKFKVPSLRNVGLTGPYMHDGRFTTLDQVLTHYTDNMQSMATLDDTFKLPNGKVGIVLTQAEKQSIILFLNTLSDTQFTNNAQLSDPGIGNAF is encoded by the coding sequence ATGATTCGTTCCTTATTCAATGTAGTACAAAAGTATGGGGCACTTTTTTGTGTGCTGATAATTGTGATACAGCTGAATATTTCCTGTTCCCCCAAGTCGAAAGATACGCCGACAGATCCGGATCCGGAACCAACGGCGCCGACAGCTTTGCGCTGGGTCAAACCAACGCATTTTCCTGATCCTGTTTATGATCTATCCAAAAATCCATTGACGGTGGAAGGCGCTTTGCTGGGCAAGTACTTGTTTTACGACGGCATTTTATCCCGTACCAATGTTATCGGCTGCGGTACCTGTCATCAGCAGGCAACGGCGTTTACACATCACGGACATGACCTGAGTCACGGCGTGGATGATCAGTTGGGAACCCGAAATGCTCCCGCGGTCCAGAATCTTGCCTGGAATACTTCGTTTTTCTGGGATGGAAATGTACACGTGCTTGATTCCGTTTCACTTTTTCCAATTACCAATAAAGTGGAAATGGATGAAACCATGGATAATATTCTGATCAAACTAAGAGCGACGCCGATTGCCACACAGAAGGTTCAGGTTGATTACCCCAAAATGTTCAAAGCGGCCTATGGAACAAAGGAAATAACTTCGGAAAGAGTCAGAAAGGCTTTGTCTCAGTTTATGATGACAATGGTTTCTGCCAATTCGAAATATGATTATTACGTGCTTGGTGATGCAGCGGCTTTGTCGGCAGATGAACAAAAAGGTCTGGCCATTTTCAAACAAAAATGTTCCTCCTGTCACAGCGGAGAGTTGTTTACGGATTACAGTTATCGGAATAACGGTTTGCCGCCTATCAAAATCGATGACCAGGGGCGATATGGTATTACAAAAGTTGAAAGTGACCGTTACAAATTCAAAGTACCGAGTTTGCGGAATGTTGGGTTGACGGGTCCTTACATGCACGACGGGCGCTTCACAACGCTGGATCAGGTGCTTACACATTATACGGATAATATGCAGTCGATGGCAACCCTGGATGATACATTTAAACTGCCGAACGGAAAAGTTGGAATTGTACTGACGCAGGCAGAAAAACAAAGTATTATCCTCTTTCTGAATACATTAAGTGATACCCAGTTCACCAATAACGCCCAACTTTCTGACCCTGGCATTGGTAATGCTTTTTAA
- a CDS encoding MbnP family protein produces the protein MKKLIYFSLLILISAISIVACNDDSKDVTDNPDLSAGTGKLTLKFDNVSGNQDLKLDSTTYTNSSGEDFTVSTLNYFISNIKLTRDDGKTYTIPQDSSYFLIRESDPKSQIVTLKQLPDGNYTGIEYIIGVDSLRSVSGIDKRVGALDPSGDPEDGGMYWAWSSGYIFLKLEGLSSKATSANNKFYYHIGFFGGYDSKTVNNIKSVKLDFAGNKAVVADGKVPQIRLIGDVQKVFNGPVPISIAKNPSIMFDFTLSSDVANNYKSMFSFGEITQYSAAQ, from the coding sequence ATGAAAAAACTGATTTATTTTTCCTTGCTAATATTGATTTCTGCTATTTCAATTGTAGCCTGTAACGACGATTCAAAAGACGTTACTGATAATCCTGATTTGTCGGCCGGAACAGGGAAACTGACTTTGAAATTTGACAACGTTTCCGGAAATCAGGATCTGAAACTGGACAGCACAACTTACACAAACAGTTCCGGAGAAGATTTTACCGTTTCAACTTTAAATTATTTCATCTCAAATATTAAACTGACACGGGACGATGGTAAAACTTACACTATTCCACAGGATTCCAGTTATTTCCTGATCCGTGAATCTGATCCAAAATCCCAGATCGTGACTTTGAAACAATTACCGGACGGAAACTATACCGGTATCGAATACATTATCGGGGTTGACAGTTTGCGCAGTGTTTCAGGAATTGATAAGCGTGTCGGCGCGCTTGATCCGTCAGGCGATCCGGAAGATGGCGGGATGTATTGGGCGTGGAGTTCGGGTTATATATTTTTGAAACTGGAAGGTTTGTCATCAAAAGCAACATCTGCTAATAATAAATTCTACTATCACATTGGATTTTTTGGAGGATATGATTCCAAAACGGTAAATAATATCAAATCCGTAAAACTTGATTTTGCAGGAAATAAAGCGGTAGTAGCCGACGGGAAAGTTCCTCAAATTCGTTTGATTGGTGATGTGCAAAAGGTTTTCAATGGCCCAGTTCCTATCAGTATAGCAAAAAATCCAAGCATCATGTTTGATTTTACGCTTTCTTCTGATGTGGCTAATAATTATAAATCCATGTTTAGTTTTGGTGAGATTACACAATACAGTGCGGCACAGTAA
- a CDS encoding cytochrome-c peroxidase, which translates to MESTILKVLRFSVYARTFHKVLTIILLLFLNSCQTKENQKTEDWKPTPMKWVKPANFPDPVYNLSKNPLTEEGVALGRKLFYDPVLSKTNNISCASCHVQQAAFSHQGQSFSLGIHGQFSKRNSPSIQNMAWNPVFFWDGGVHDLDFVPFNPVQNPLEMGESVKNVIDKIKNVPGNNSNNYPKMFKAAFGTNEINSIRMMKALSQFMVTMVSADSPYDQYVTGKYNALSSEQKEGLIIFKNKCASCHSGELFTDFSFKNNGLAPLKANDTGRFDVTRLEKDKYKFKVPSLRNIGFTAPYMHDGRFKMLEEVLEHYAENVIKSETLDPILIQENGKTGISLSKEEKKKVIAFLKSLDDQKFLQNPTLAAPKVSAF; encoded by the coding sequence GTGGAATCAACTATTCTGAAAGTTTTACGATTTTCTGTTTATGCCAGAACTTTTCACAAAGTGCTGACAATCATTTTGTTGTTATTTCTGAATAGTTGTCAGACAAAAGAAAATCAAAAAACAGAAGACTGGAAACCTACGCCAATGAAGTGGGTTAAGCCGGCAAACTTTCCTGATCCGGTTTATAATCTTTCAAAAAATCCATTGACGGAAGAAGGTGTTGCCCTGGGAAGAAAACTTTTTTACGATCCGGTTTTGTCGAAAACAAACAATATAAGTTGCGCAAGTTGTCATGTTCAACAAGCTGCTTTTTCGCATCAGGGACAAAGTTTTAGTCTTGGAATTCATGGACAGTTTAGCAAACGAAATTCCCCCTCGATACAGAATATGGCCTGGAATCCTGTGTTTTTTTGGGATGGAGGTGTTCATGATCTTGATTTTGTGCCTTTTAATCCGGTTCAAAATCCGCTTGAAATGGGAGAAAGTGTGAAAAATGTGATTGACAAGATTAAAAATGTTCCCGGCAATAATTCCAATAATTATCCCAAAATGTTTAAAGCAGCTTTTGGAACGAATGAGATAAATTCTATCAGAATGATGAAAGCCTTGTCTCAATTTATGGTTACGATGGTTTCAGCGGATTCGCCTTATGATCAGTATGTTACAGGAAAATACAATGCTTTAAGTTCGGAACAAAAAGAGGGGCTGATAATTTTCAAAAATAAATGTGCGTCCTGCCATTCAGGTGAATTGTTTACCGATTTTAGTTTCAAAAATAATGGCCTGGCTCCTTTGAAAGCCAACGATACCGGAAGGTTTGATGTAACCAGACTTGAAAAAGACAAATATAAATTCAAGGTTCCAAGTTTGAGAAATATTGGTTTTACAGCACCTTATATGCACGACGGAAGATTCAAAATGCTGGAAGAAGTATTGGAACATTATGCTGAAAATGTGATCAAATCAGAGACGCTGGATCCAATATTGATTCAGGAAAATGGCAAAACCGGAATCAGTCTTTCAAAGGAAGAAAAGAAAAAGGTGATCGCATTTCTGAAAAGTCTGGACGATCAAAAGTTTTTGCAAAATCCAACGCTTGCTGCTCCGAAAGTGTCTGCGTTTTAA
- a CDS encoding PQQ-dependent sugar dehydrogenase encodes MIDPSAVYPRLLQISKTSFKIATLAFLASFTTQDSQPKPDESRFTPVVIAENLDEPMVFEVLKDGSAYIIERKGALKKYNAATKSTDLIATIPVNTKYTSAEGVVREAEEGLMGFTMDPNYEKNHWIYLYYAHPTEKKHILTRWEIKDEQLVESSKKVVLEVETQREVCCHTGGGMTWDKAGNLFLTVGNNTGNQKAAQTDEREGRSSWDDQAHAGNTNDLRGKILRIHPEADGTYTIPEGNLYPKGTAKTRPEIYSMGHRNPWRISVDSKTNYVYWGEVGPDANEDSEIGPRGYDEMNQARKPGNFGWPWFVADNQAFPVYDYAANKPLEKKDPMHLVNNSPNNTGLKDLPPTAPNFIYYPYGVSEKFPLVGSGSRSATGGPVYHKSDFVNPKRPWPAYYENKWIAADFSRGWIMAISMKENGDYDSMERVLPSYHPVQPIDIKFGPDGDLYILEYGSNWFRKSDNSRLIRIEYNGGNRKPIVQVSTDKKGGTVPFKANLSSEGTKDFDGDALKYSWKITGVGVAPRIFATANPTVSFDKSGVYTASLTVTDSKGASNSQSIKIVAGNEPPQVSVNLAGNKTFFFADKPIAYAVNVNDKEDGSLADGKIKPSQVAVSIDYTSEGFDYAEVTQSQRSVDASTQFAVAQILMSKSDCKVCHQPNTKSVGPSFADVSNKYKGQNGALEKLVKKVREGGSGVWGEVAMAAHPALPVADAEVIVKYILNSTDKTLSTLPVKGEYKPEIPKGDDGKGSVIIRAAFTDHAVTGAKTIPAQTSEEMIVLRSPEINAAEAPIVKGAELKALGVAGLGFSVVPFNGSYLGFKQIDLAGINKLELNASAQKREGSVGGTIEIRLDSPTGPVIGTEKVEVAPEIDVAKVMAEMESEKKNAKPGEVVKQRNPFARPPVKIKIKDTEGKHDIYFVFKNDEAKAIQPLLSFSKINFQQ; translated from the coding sequence ATGATTGATCCATCCGCAGTTTATCCACGACTACTACAAATTTCAAAAACGTCTTTTAAAATTGCCACGCTGGCTTTTCTTGCCTCATTTACTACACAGGATAGTCAACCCAAACCTGACGAAAGCAGGTTTACACCTGTGGTCATTGCAGAAAATCTGGACGAACCGATGGTTTTCGAAGTCCTGAAAGACGGCTCTGCTTACATTATTGAAAGAAAAGGTGCATTGAAAAAATATAATGCAGCTACAAAATCGACCGACCTCATCGCAACTATTCCCGTCAACACAAAATACACCAGTGCAGAAGGCGTGGTGAGGGAAGCGGAAGAAGGTTTGATGGGTTTTACGATGGATCCGAATTATGAAAAAAATCACTGGATTTATTTGTATTACGCGCATCCCACTGAGAAAAAACACATCTTGACACGCTGGGAAATCAAGGATGAACAATTGGTTGAAAGTTCTAAAAAAGTAGTTCTGGAAGTTGAAACCCAGCGAGAAGTTTGCTGCCATACTGGTGGTGGAATGACCTGGGATAAAGCAGGAAATCTTTTTCTGACGGTTGGAAATAATACCGGAAACCAGAAAGCTGCGCAAACCGACGAACGTGAAGGAAGAAGCAGCTGGGATGATCAGGCACATGCGGGGAATACGAATGATCTGAGAGGAAAAATCCTGAGAATTCACCCGGAAGCGGACGGAACTTATACCATTCCGGAAGGCAATCTTTATCCAAAAGGAACTGCTAAAACAAGACCTGAAATTTATTCTATGGGTCACAGAAATCCTTGGAGAATCTCGGTTGACAGTAAAACGAATTATGTTTATTGGGGTGAAGTTGGTCCGGATGCAAACGAAGATTCAGAAATCGGGCCGAGAGGTTATGATGAAATGAACCAGGCCAGAAAACCCGGTAATTTCGGATGGCCATGGTTTGTAGCAGATAATCAGGCTTTTCCGGTTTACGATTATGCAGCAAATAAACCTTTGGAGAAAAAAGATCCGATGCATTTGGTAAACAATTCTCCCAACAATACCGGGTTAAAAGATCTTCCACCGACGGCGCCAAACTTTATTTATTATCCATACGGCGTTTCTGAAAAATTCCCGCTGGTAGGTTCAGGGTCAAGAAGTGCCACCGGCGGACCGGTTTATCACAAATCTGATTTTGTAAATCCAAAACGTCCATGGCCGGCTTATTACGAAAATAAATGGATCGCTGCTGATTTTTCCCGTGGCTGGATTATGGCGATCAGTATGAAAGAAAACGGTGATTATGATTCGATGGAGCGGGTACTTCCCTCCTATCATCCGGTGCAGCCAATAGATATAAAATTTGGCCCGGATGGCGATTTGTACATCCTTGAATACGGTAGCAACTGGTTTAGAAAAAGTGATAATTCGCGTTTAATCCGCATTGAATATAATGGTGGAAACAGAAAACCGATCGTTCAGGTTTCCACGGATAAAAAAGGCGGAACGGTACCTTTCAAAGCAAATTTATCTTCTGAGGGAACAAAAGATTTTGATGGAGATGCTTTAAAATACAGCTGGAAAATAACAGGCGTTGGCGTTGCTCCAAGAATTTTTGCCACTGCAAATCCAACGGTTTCATTTGACAAGTCAGGTGTTTACACAGCAAGTCTGACCGTGACAGATTCCAAAGGTGCAAGTAATTCGCAATCCATAAAAATAGTCGCAGGAAATGAGCCGCCGCAGGTTTCTGTAAATCTTGCCGGAAACAAAACATTTTTCTTCGCCGATAAACCGATTGCTTATGCAGTCAATGTAAACGATAAGGAAGATGGCAGTCTGGCTGACGGAAAAATTAAACCTTCACAAGTTGCGGTCAGTATCGACTATACCTCGGAAGGATTTGATTATGCAGAAGTTACGCAAAGTCAGCGCAGTGTAGATGCCTCGACACAATTCGCCGTAGCACAGATTTTAATGAGCAAAAGTGACTGTAAAGTTTGTCATCAGCCTAATACTAAATCCGTTGGACCATCCTTTGCTGATGTTTCCAATAAGTATAAGGGTCAGAACGGCGCGCTGGAAAAACTGGTCAAAAAAGTACGTGAAGGTGGTTCCGGAGTTTGGGGAGAAGTGGCTATGGCTGCCCACCCTGCTCTGCCTGTTGCGGATGCAGAAGTAATTGTCAAATACATTTTAAACAGTACCGATAAAACGCTTAGCACACTTCCTGTAAAAGGAGAATATAAACCTGAGATTCCAAAAGGAGATGACGGAAAGGGCTCAGTGATAATCAGAGCCGCTTTCACGGATCATGCGGTTACAGGAGCAAAAACAATTCCGGCTCAAACTTCCGAAGAAATGATCGTGTTGCGCAGTCCGGAAATCAATGCAGCGGAAGCGCCTATTGTAAAAGGCGCAGAACTTAAAGCGCTGGGTGTGGCAGGATTAGGTTTCAGTGTGGTTCCTTTTAATGGCAGTTATCTTGGATTCAAACAAATCGATCTGGCAGGTATCAATAAACTTGAATTGAATGCTTCGGCACAAAAAAGGGAAGGAAGCGTTGGCGGAACAATTGAAATACGACTTGATTCCCCTACTGGTCCGGTTATCGGAACTGAAAAGGTAGAAGTTGCCCCGGAAATTGACGTTGCCAAAGTTATGGCAGAAATGGAAAGTGAGAAAAAGAATGCCAAACCGGGTGAAGTTGTAAAACAGCGTAATCCTTTCGCCAGACCGCCGGTTAAAATCAAAATCAAGGATACCGAAGGCAAGCATGATATATATTTTGTCTTTAAAAACGATGAAGCAAAAGCAATACAACCGCTCTTGTCATTTTCAAAAATCAATTTTCAACAATAA
- a CDS encoding sugar phosphate isomerase/epimerase family protein — MNNRRDFLKKAGALTAGSLAIPYLSNASGLTDLFAAERPVGIQLFTVFEKMNNDPKATLEKIASIGYKEIESAFSTRGGYYGYKPKEFKKLVEDLGMKWRAHHALGAPFKMPKGGKMPVGADGKPITIPTMMNLRDNYQQLVDDAAEGELKFLVCASTPVGTMEEVKNSIEVFQKTGEASKKAGIGFAYHNHATEFDPVEGGKTAYELVLSQTDKDLVKMELDLAWATKAGKDPVALFKEHPGRFPLWHVKDIKKDLQTITEVGTGVVEFKRIFEAAKIAGLQYFFVEYDLAPTFDTVDLCYKNLRKVIG; from the coding sequence ATGAATAACAGAAGAGATTTTCTAAAAAAAGCAGGAGCACTAACCGCAGGAAGCCTTGCTATACCATATTTATCAAATGCCTCAGGTTTAACTGATTTATTCGCAGCTGAAAGACCGGTTGGAATTCAGTTATTTACCGTTTTTGAAAAAATGAACAATGATCCGAAAGCAACGCTTGAAAAAATTGCTTCAATCGGATACAAGGAAATTGAATCAGCGTTCAGCACACGCGGTGGTTATTACGGATACAAACCAAAAGAATTTAAAAAACTGGTTGAAGATCTGGGGATGAAATGGCGCGCGCATCATGCATTAGGTGCACCTTTTAAAATGCCAAAAGGTGGAAAAATGCCAGTGGGTGCAGATGGAAAGCCGATTACAATCCCGACGATGATGAATCTTCGCGATAATTATCAGCAACTGGTTGATGACGCAGCGGAAGGAGAGTTGAAATTTCTCGTGTGTGCCAGTACGCCGGTAGGCACAATGGAGGAAGTGAAAAACTCAATTGAAGTGTTTCAAAAAACCGGAGAGGCCAGTAAAAAAGCAGGAATTGGTTTTGCCTATCACAACCACGCAACGGAATTCGATCCGGTTGAAGGAGGAAAAACGGCCTACGAACTTGTACTTTCTCAAACCGATAAAGACCTTGTAAAAATGGAGCTTGATCTGGCTTGGGCAACAAAAGCGGGCAAAGATCCTGTGGCGCTTTTCAAAGAACATCCAGGCCGCTTTCCCTTATGGCATGTAAAGGATATCAAAAAAGATTTGCAGACCATTACCGAAGTTGGAACTGGTGTCGTGGAATTCAAGAGAATTTTTGAAGCAGCCAAAATTGCGGGTCTGCAATATTTCTTTGTTGAGTATGACCTCGCTCCTACTTTTGATACCGTTGATTTGTGTTACAAAAACCTGAGAAAAGTAATTGGATAA
- a CDS encoding DoxX family protein codes for MKTQTAKRIYWTGAALTSLWFGASGFFELTKNPLVWGITVQLGYPPHFIYILGVAKVLGVIVLLIPDRLLRLKEWVFAGIFFDIIFAFGSKVSVLGVAATTDAVIAFVMVSVTYLMFRKIHDGTGFSYSGSSSSQIK; via the coding sequence ATGAAAACACAGACTGCAAAAAGAATTTATTGGACAGGCGCTGCTTTAACTTCACTATGGTTCGGCGCAAGTGGATTTTTCGAATTGACAAAAAATCCTTTGGTATGGGGTATAACAGTTCAATTAGGTTATCCTCCACATTTTATTTACATCCTGGGCGTCGCCAAAGTGCTGGGCGTTATCGTCCTTTTAATACCTGACAGACTTTTAAGGTTAAAAGAATGGGTATTCGCCGGAATATTTTTTGACATCATTTTTGCCTTTGGCTCAAAGGTAAGTGTGCTTGGTGTCGCTGCAACCACAGATGCTGTAATCGCTTTTGTTATGGTTTCTGTCACGTATCTGATGTTCAGAAAAATACATGACGGTACAGGTTTTAGTTATTCGGGTTCTTCATCTTCTCAGATTAAGTAA